In one Pseudomonas tensinigenes genomic region, the following are encoded:
- a CDS encoding lysozyme inhibitor LprI family protein: MNRFVLTLLAVLLPASAAYAQDDCRHVTSNLEMVPCSEAAKKAADTQLNVSYKQLMSRLESDYQADPALGAEYAAKVKESQRAWLKLRDANCPLVAFEIETGMPAHVFAVNSCIARMSRERSAYLDKIVPALASDKSASTAPTSDACPSEEFAPFLTAFSANSESQRRLTAMTVKSLVLKPVAGKDRSTFEPSTSGVSGATFNYPLMAAITPGKTPGVEIEEVDDSHVNVVDKRAGNSNVKIFNFSRQACWVLEGIEDWSISEKDLVATDNPGMSRAENFCYQRAEALGGLGFLEQYPLTVELIEASLENFVCAAESGDAQASLSAASLSLSQMASQLETPKVEALFKAASKIPSGALAYATFLCSGNSTDYNGPCLHPEQAKEQVIRAISMGSADAMNYLASTFEGGEFGTKDMSRALACYQMAADKGNQLGIFNVGRLGSTGTAPIKASHCI, encoded by the coding sequence GTGAACCGTTTTGTTTTAACCCTTCTAGCCGTACTGCTGCCGGCTTCAGCCGCCTACGCGCAGGACGACTGCCGCCATGTCACCTCAAACCTGGAAATGGTGCCGTGCTCGGAGGCGGCGAAGAAGGCTGCCGATACGCAGTTGAACGTCAGCTACAAGCAGTTGATGTCGCGGCTTGAGTCTGACTATCAAGCAGATCCGGCCTTGGGCGCGGAGTACGCGGCGAAGGTTAAAGAGTCGCAACGTGCGTGGTTGAAGTTGCGCGATGCGAACTGCCCTTTGGTGGCATTCGAAATCGAGACGGGGATGCCGGCGCATGTGTTCGCCGTTAACTCGTGCATCGCCAGAATGAGTCGCGAGCGCTCGGCGTATCTGGACAAGATTGTCCCTGCGCTTGCATCCGATAAGAGCGCTTCGACGGCTCCCACCAGCGACGCTTGCCCCTCGGAGGAGTTCGCGCCGTTCCTGACAGCGTTTTCCGCCAACAGCGAATCACAACGCCGTCTTACCGCAATGACGGTCAAGTCGCTGGTGTTGAAACCGGTAGCGGGGAAGGATCGAAGTACCTTTGAGCCTTCGACCTCGGGAGTCAGTGGAGCTACTTTCAACTATCCGCTGATGGCTGCAATCACGCCCGGCAAGACACCTGGAGTCGAGATCGAAGAGGTCGATGACAGTCACGTCAACGTTGTGGATAAAAGGGCAGGTAACAGCAATGTGAAAATCTTCAACTTCTCTCGTCAGGCGTGCTGGGTGCTTGAGGGGATTGAGGATTGGTCGATCAGTGAGAAGGATCTTGTCGCAACAGATAATCCGGGAATGAGCCGCGCCGAGAACTTCTGTTATCAGCGTGCAGAAGCGTTGGGAGGGCTAGGGTTTCTTGAGCAATACCCGCTGACGGTGGAGTTGATTGAAGCGTCGCTGGAAAATTTTGTGTGTGCTGCAGAGTCGGGTGATGCACAGGCGAGCCTGTCGGCGGCTAGCCTAAGCCTTTCGCAAATGGCGTCTCAGTTGGAAACCCCTAAGGTTGAGGCGCTATTCAAAGCGGCCTCGAAAATACCGAGTGGCGCGTTGGCCTATGCCACGTTTCTTTGTTCAGGAAACTCCACTGACTATAACGGCCCTTGCCTCCATCCCGAGCAGGCAAAAGAGCAGGTTATTCGTGCTATTTCCATGGGCTCAGCTGATGCGATGAATTATCTGGCCTCGACCTTTGAAGGTGGCGAGTTTGGAACGAAGGATATGTCCCGGGCGTTAGCCTGTTATCAGATGGCGGCTGACAAAGGTAATCAGTTGGGCATCTTCAACGTGGGGCGATTGGGATCGACAGGCACGGCGCCGATCAAGGCCAGTCACTGCATCTGA
- a CDS encoding XAC2610-related protein codes for MQFKTLAVSLLGLMWTIPALAQTTTFSPTKGVDATLVLEGSKLNIAVKSETHSESRTIDFEAENELYLQFDDFNFDGVQDFAVWQLDDGMGTYHYYRVFIYQVKTGTFEELQPDCGDGFVNLRVDKKRKALLSTYWEMNIPKQCITRFTKRKPE; via the coding sequence ATGCAATTCAAAACTCTTGCGGTATCACTGCTCGGCCTGATGTGGACGATCCCAGCGTTAGCCCAAACCACCACGTTCAGTCCAACCAAAGGCGTCGACGCGACGCTGGTTCTCGAAGGCTCCAAGCTGAACATCGCGGTTAAAAGCGAAACGCACAGCGAGTCGCGAACAATCGATTTTGAAGCCGAAAACGAACTCTATCTGCAGTTCGACGATTTCAATTTCGACGGCGTCCAAGATTTCGCGGTCTGGCAACTCGATGACGGCATGGGCACTTACCACTACTACCGGGTGTTCATTTACCAAGTCAAAACCGGCACCTTCGAAGAGTTGCAGCCGGACTGCGGCGATGGCTTCGTTAACCTGCGCGTCGACAAAAAGCGTAAAGCGTTGCTCAGCACTTACTGGGAAATGAACATCCCCAAGCAATGCATCACCCGATTCACCAAACGCAAACCTGAATGA
- a CDS encoding lysozyme inhibitor LprI family protein — protein MSVLTLSSVASPFRIERITEFFYGRQGMQIFRFSLIFLVSILSPVVMAEGTMIATILQADFSKDPEVRLLVRVVDVGGGSDTPSMAVRNQCLERKASAERPGPDPCFSIEITESKKQRAIVRQALLNDPQRTTDPIYLEIVYRSEVSESDPTNHHQRSATLKIEENGLYNWNNESEQALADVEWFPSGNGVLDLMVPDADALLNSVYRDRMSRLDESGQKALRETQRAWMKFRDAECQADPKLHKSVFGEWSDACLIRATIERARQLALAPDKSRR, from the coding sequence TTGTCGGTTCTGACTCTGTCTTCTGTCGCGAGCCCGTTCAGAATTGAACGGATCACTGAATTTTTTTACGGACGCCAAGGAATGCAGATTTTCCGATTCAGCCTCATTTTTTTAGTTTCAATACTGTCGCCTGTGGTCATGGCTGAGGGCACGATGATTGCCACCATCCTTCAGGCCGACTTTTCCAAAGACCCGGAAGTCCGGTTGCTTGTCAGAGTGGTTGATGTGGGTGGTGGTTCGGATACCCCTTCCATGGCGGTTCGTAATCAATGCCTGGAGAGGAAGGCGTCCGCAGAACGTCCTGGGCCGGATCCGTGCTTTTCGATAGAGATCACTGAGAGCAAAAAGCAACGGGCCATTGTTCGGCAAGCGCTATTGAATGATCCTCAGCGCACAACCGACCCTATCTATTTGGAAATTGTTTATCGCTCGGAGGTCAGCGAGAGCGATCCGACGAATCACCATCAGCGATCCGCCACACTGAAGATCGAAGAAAACGGCCTCTACAATTGGAACAATGAGAGCGAACAGGCATTGGCGGACGTTGAGTGGTTTCCCTCGGGAAATGGTGTTCTTGATCTGATGGTTCCTGACGCGGATGCATTGCTGAATTCTGTATATCGGGATCGTATGAGTCGGCTGGACGAAAGCGGTCAGAAAGCACTGAGGGAAACTCAAAGAGCTTGGATGAAATTTCGAGATGCGGAGTGCCAGGCCGACCCGAAATTGCATAAATCAGTTTTCGGTGAGTGGTCCGATGCCTGCCTGATTCGCGCGACGATAGAGCGTGCTCGCCAATTGGCTTTGGCACCGGACAAGAGCAGACGTTGA
- a CDS encoding tetratricopeptide repeat protein has translation MNRVLKKSNGIAIAVFTASLLSLFHGSVYADECPSEDFSQFLPAFSANAETQQRLTAMTVKSLVLKPTGESGNFDPQTTGVKSSTLAFPLMAPVATEKTEGVEVEAVDDSHFNVVDKRAGNSNIKIFNFSRQACWVLEGVEDWSISEKNLVVASTPTMNTAENFCYQRAQAFAGLGGLEQYRLTGELFVAALENYVCAAASGDPQASLSAAGLSLSGMAPQLETEKVEAFFKAAATTLADGAASLSTFYCYGNNPVPEGRCQHPEQAEKELIRAASMGSVDAMNYLGYSFEKGQLVTKDISRALACYRLAADKGNDTAAGNLKRLNAQNAASIKTSYCY, from the coding sequence ATGAATCGTGTTTTGAAGAAGAGCAATGGCATCGCGATAGCGGTTTTCACCGCGTCGCTGTTGAGCCTGTTTCATGGCAGCGTTTATGCGGATGAATGTCCGTCCGAGGACTTTTCCCAGTTTCTGCCGGCGTTTTCTGCGAATGCTGAAACTCAGCAGCGGTTGACTGCGATGACGGTGAAGTCGCTGGTTTTGAAACCTACCGGGGAGAGCGGAAATTTTGATCCGCAAACGACCGGGGTTAAGAGCTCGACGTTGGCATTTCCACTGATGGCACCCGTAGCCACAGAAAAGACCGAAGGTGTCGAAGTCGAAGCGGTTGACGACAGTCATTTCAACGTTGTTGATAAGCGTGCAGGTAACAGCAACATCAAAATCTTTAACTTTTCTCGCCAAGCGTGTTGGGTTCTAGAGGGAGTTGAGGACTGGTCGATTAGTGAGAAAAATCTTGTTGTGGCAAGTACCCCGACCATGAACACGGCCGAGAATTTTTGTTATCAGCGCGCGCAAGCCTTCGCTGGGCTAGGTGGGCTGGAGCAGTATCGGCTGACCGGCGAGCTGTTTGTGGCCGCGCTGGAAAACTATGTGTGCGCTGCTGCTTCTGGAGACCCACAAGCAAGTTTGAGTGCTGCGGGCCTGAGTCTTTCCGGCATGGCACCACAGTTGGAAACGGAAAAAGTTGAGGCGTTTTTCAAGGCTGCCGCGACAACGCTTGCCGACGGTGCAGCCTCGCTTTCGACTTTTTATTGCTATGGGAACAACCCTGTACCTGAAGGACGTTGCCAACACCCAGAACAAGCCGAAAAGGAGCTTATTCGCGCCGCCTCAATGGGTTCGGTCGATGCGATGAATTACTTGGGTTACTCGTTTGAAAAAGGGCAGCTCGTTACTAAAGACATTTCCAGAGCGCTTGCCTGCTATCGCCTCGCCGCTGACAAGGGTAACGACACCGCTGCCGGAAATTTGAAACGTTTAAACGCGCAAAACGCTGCTTCTATCAAGACCAGCTATTGCTATTAA